One genomic segment of Suncus etruscus isolate mSunEtr1 chromosome 15, mSunEtr1.pri.cur, whole genome shotgun sequence includes these proteins:
- the LOC126030232 gene encoding olfactory receptor 10H5-like, protein MGLNYTPVSDFVLVGFSAFPRLQLPLFLLFLLMYLFTLLGNLLIMGTVWAERALHTPMYLFLCALSISEILYTFAIVPRMLADLLAARAALPTISRAACASQTLFSFAFGFTHSFLLTVMGYDRGVAICRPLHYHVLMSARGCGGLVGGSWAGGTAMGTVVTAAVFGLDFCGPREIHHFFCHVPPLLRLACGPRVRSVALGLAGLCISALLGCFLLIVLSYAFILATILSIPSADGRRKAFSTCASHLTVVVVHYGFASVIYLKPKGPQSLEGDTLMGFTYTVLTPFLSPIIFSLRNKELKLAIQRTVRSKLAPGQQ, encoded by the coding sequence ATGGGGCTCAACTACACGCCCGTGTCCGACTTCGTCCTGGTGGGCTTCTCGGCCTTCCCCCGCCTGCAGCTGCCGCTGTTCCTGCTCTTCCTGCTCATGTACCTCTTCACGCTGCTGGGCAACCTGCTGATCATGGGCACCGTGTGGGCCGAGCGCGCCCTGCACACGCCCATGTACCTGTTCCTGTGCGCCCTGTCCATCTCCGAGATCCTCTACACCTTCGCCATCGTGCCCCGCATGCTGGCCGACCTGCTGGCCGCGCGCGCCGCCCTGCCCACCATCTCAAGGGCCGCCTGCGCCTCGCAGACGCTCTTCTCCTTCGCCTTCGGCTTCACTCACTCCTTCCTGCTCACCGTCATGGGCTACGACCGCGGGGTGGCCATCTGCCGACCGCTCCACTACCATGTGCTCATGAGTGCCCGGGGCTGCGGCGGCCTGGTGGGCGGGTCCTGGGCGGGTGGCACGGCCATGGGCACGGTGGTCACGGCCGCCGTGTTCGGCCTGGACTTCTGTGGCCCCCGCGAGATCCACCACTTTTTCTGCCACGTTCCCCCACTGCTCAGATTGGCCTGTGGGCCCCGGGTTCGATCTGTGGCCCTGGGCTTGGCCGGGCTGTGCATCTCGGCCCTGCTGGGCTGCTTCCTGCTCATCGTCCTCTCCTACGCCTTCATCCTGGCcaccatcctcagcatcccctcgGCCGACGGCCGGCGCAAGGCCTTCTCCACTTGCGCCTCGCACCTCACGGTGGTCGTGGTGCACTACGGCTTCGCCTCTGTCATCTACCTCAAGCCCAAGGGACCCCAGTCGCTGGAGGGGGACACGCTCATGGGCTTCACCTACACAGTGCTCACGCCCTTCCTCAGCCCCATCATCTTCAGCCTGCGCAACAAGGAGCTCAAGCTGGCCATCCAGAGGACCGTCCGCAGCAAACTGGCCCCGGGACAGCAGTGA